Within Thermoprotei archaeon, the genomic segment TTCTAAGAATGCTTTCATACCTTCTTTTGCTTCCTTTGTTATTGATATTTTTGCTAATTCTTCTATAGCATCCTTTATGAATTCTATGCGATATTTACTTAGCCATGATCGCATGGTTTTTATTGCTTGTGTTCCGTTAAGCATTATTTTTTGTGCGATTTCAATAGTTTTATCCTTTAGTTGAGAGTTTGGTACTATGTAATCAACTAATCCTATTCTCTGTGCCTCATATACGTCAATGGGTTCTCCTGTTAGGATTAATCGTGCTATGTGTCTGAGTCCTATCATGTTATGACCTACTGATAGTGCTATCGGTGGTATTAATCCGATTCTTCCTTCTGGGATTGCAAATTTTGCATCTTGCACTGAGATCACTACATCTGCCAGCAATAGTAGTTCACAGCCTCCTCCATAAGCAAGTCCATTTACTGCAGCTATAAGTGGTTTTTTCATGTTAATTAACGATAGAACAGTATCTAGTAGCGTG encodes:
- a CDS encoding enoyl-CoA hydratase/isomerase family protein, producing the protein MQNFTRVQYIVENKIGWILLNRPEKLNALDEETWKELHYISEFANNDNTQVVVITGTGRAFSAGDDILAMYSLNNINEAYKFFHTLLDTVLSLINMKKPLIAAVNGLAYGGGCELLLLADVVISVQDAKFAIPEGRIGLIPPIALSVGHNMIGLRHIARLILTGEPIDVYEAQRIGLVDYIVPNSQLKDKTIEIAQKIMLNGTQAIKTMRSWLSKYRIEFIKDAIEELAKISITKEAKEGMKAFLEKRKLKF